TGCTGCTAACCATTATCCTCACCTTTTATCTACTTCTCCACAGTCCCGATATCTGGAGGAGTATTATCCAATGGTTGCCCAAACCCGTCCAACAACCCTTTTCCCTAACCCTACGCTTAAGTTTTCAGAATTACTTTGTCGGACAGGTAATTTGCGCCACCTGCATGGCCCTGGGATTAGTCACGGCCTTTTTATCGATTAAAGTCCCTTTTGGTCTCCTATTCGGCCTTTTGATTGGCACCATCGCTTTAATCCCTTTTGGGGGAACTGTCGGCATTGTCACGGTGACAGCTTTACTAGCTTTGCGCGATATTGGTTTAGCTCTACAAGTTTTAGCCGTGGCTGTAGTGGTGCAGCAAATTGTCGAAAACGGCATTGCTCCCCGGATTTTGGGCAGTGTCACGGGGTTAAATCCCTTTTGGGTGTTGGTCTCGGTCTTGACGGGGGCGCGAGTGGGCGGTTTACTGGGGGTGATTGTCGCGGTTCCCATGGCAGTAATGATCAAGGAAGCTTTGGAGGTCATCCGTCAAGTGACACCAGAGGAGACAAAATACGGGATAATTAAACCCTCTCTCCCCCTAGAATCAGAATCCTCTAGTGAGGTGGTTTCTCGCTGAAGAATGACTGACGGCATGATCTGGGGCGATCTGAGCAGTAATCTTGGCCGGGATAAATCGGCAATTTTCTCGCAGAATCTTGGTTTTTCTCCCTCGATCGAGTTATGATATCTATATTGGTAGATTAACTCCACTTGCCCTAATCGCCGTCCCTGACGGATGCCTTGCTGGTCTCTGCGGCCGGGCCTATTGGGAGATTAGCTAACCAATTATCTCTAAACTCGGATAATTTCTAAGAACAGGTCATTTTTTCTCCCGATAAATCAGCAAAAAATCGATATTTTGGTTAAATAGGCTACATTAACAGCCAGCTTTCTATCGTAAGCTCGAAGTTAAGACATAAAGTCAATATCACCCTCCGATTGCAATGAAAGAATGTTTGGATCGCTTAATATTTAAGCCCTTCAGACATTTTTTTTTGTGGATTGATACTAAATCCAGTTATTAAAAACTGATTTAGTATGACATGGACAAAAACCAACAGACCATGATCTGGAGAGATCGTCAAGAAAAGTATCAGAGTGAACTCCTGGAAAAAAATGGGTAAAATATAATTAGTAGGGAGAGTATTGCTGTTAATGTTTCGCTTTTTAACGAGACGTTAACCAAGCTCAAAAGCAAAAAATAGCAGTAATTTGCTAAAAGCTCAAGGCCGATAGCTGACTGCTCTATATGTCTCTCATATTCTTTACTTGTCGAGTTCAAAACGACCCCTTTATGGAATCAAGCAACCCGTCAGGGAAGACTTCCGAACCTCCTAGTCATAGGTGGGCCAATTTACTCGGAACCATGATCGCAATTCTGACCCTAACGTTACCCTTGTTAGCGATTGGATATAACTCCACGCCTAACTATACCGAAGAACCCCTTACCGGTAACACATCCTACTCCCTAACGAGGCAAATGAGGTGACAGAATTGAGATAGACGATTGCCAAGATAAAATTTTTTTTCTTCGTCCCGATCCCCCTTATGGGTAAAATTTGGATCGGAGTTAATCAAAGTGTGTTTTAACTTTGCTTGCGCTTTTAGGTGACTCTAAAGGCGCTATTGTCTTGTATTTGGAGAAAGCTTGTGGATTTATCGCGCATTCCTGCCCAACCGAAACCCGGTTTAATTAACGTTTTAGTGGAAATTACCGCCGGTAGTAAGAATAAATACGAGTTTGATAAGGATTTAAACGCCTTTGCTCTCGATCGCGTTCTCTATTCTTCGGTACAATATCCCTGTGATTATGGTTTTGTTCCCAATACCCTCGCCGATGACGGCGATCCTTTAGATGGTATGGTGATCATGGATCAGCCTACTTTCCCCGGCTGTGTGATTACAGCGCGTCCCATTGGTATGTTAGAAATGATCGATGGTGGTGATCGCGATGAAAAAATTCTCTGTGTTCCCGCTAAAGATCCCCGTTATGCAGAGGTAAAATCTCTCAAAGATGTCTCTCCCCATCGCTTGGACGAAATCGCCGAGTTTTTCAAAACCTATAAAAATCTAGAGAAAAAAGTCACAGAAATTCTCGGTTGGAAAGATGTGGACGCAGTAACTGCTTTAGTCGAACAGTGTATTGCTGCTTATAAGTAATCTAAGTCCAAAATCAGTTATCAGTTATCAGATTTGAGTTTTTTCACTGATTACTGTTTACTGTTCACTGTTCACTGACAATACTCCCCACACCCCAATTTATGCGAATAGAAACCTTAAAATCGGGTTTAATCGTCTCCTGTCAAGCGCCAGTGGAGTCATCTCTGCACGATCCTGTAATTATTGCCGCCATGGCTCATGCTTGTGTGGATAGGGGTGCTTGTGGGGTAAGAATTGATAGTCCCGCTCATCTGAAAGCCACCCGTCAACAATTGCCGGATATACCGATAATTGGACTC
This Microcystis wesenbergii NRERC-220 DNA region includes the following protein-coding sequences:
- a CDS encoding AI-2E family transporter, with the protein product MVEVKVVPPKRNWVQTWWQSLNSLSRLLVIALAAPLIVLNAWALSAIFGYFESLFVILLIAAVLSFLLGYPVTWLERQGLKRGLAAIVVSLITILIFVAVGITLVPLVFTQAQQFVNRLPEWLDSGQRQLMQLDTKIDTMNLPIPISFDGLIAQFNSRLGAELQILAGRSVNLALNLTVFTVVRVLDVLLTIILTFYLLLHSPDIWRSIIQWLPKPVQQPFSLTLRLSFQNYFVGQVICATCMALGLVTAFLSIKVPFGLLFGLLIGTIALIPFGGTVGIVTVTALLALRDIGLALQVLAVAVVVQQIVENGIAPRILGSVTGLNPFWVLVSVLTGARVGGLLGVIVAVPMAVMIKEALEVIRQVTPEETKYGIIKPSLPLESESSSEVVSR
- a CDS encoding inorganic diphosphatase → MDLSRIPAQPKPGLINVLVEITAGSKNKYEFDKDLNAFALDRVLYSSVQYPCDYGFVPNTLADDGDPLDGMVIMDQPTFPGCVITARPIGMLEMIDGGDRDEKILCVPAKDPRYAEVKSLKDVSPHRLDEIAEFFKTYKNLEKKVTEILGWKDVDAVTALVEQCIAAYK